The Methanococcoides methylutens genome has a window encoding:
- a CDS encoding CDP-alcohol phosphatidyltransferase family protein yields MNNSEHQRSHQTGMLAFARDLPNICSLAGLLCAVLSIYYAILGNLPIAIIGMIWAVVFDWGDGLIARRMKGRTDEYRAFGGQLDSLIDIVSFGICPAVFLLSYGEFSPWFLPGAFVIVAVSAIRLSYFNVFGLVDDSTYMGLALDNNVLILAFIFLFDSFFSHPIFSVAIYSLFMFMAVFNLAPIRTPKFSGRWFSVLLGYVLVLTVIYSWILWSR; encoded by the coding sequence ATGAATAATTCAGAACATCAGCGATCGCATCAGACAGGAATGCTTGCTTTCGCCCGTGATCTTCCAAACATCTGTTCGCTTGCAGGACTGTTATGTGCGGTCCTTAGCATATACTATGCCATATTAGGTAATTTGCCGATCGCGATAATTGGTATGATCTGGGCTGTTGTTTTTGACTGGGGTGATGGTCTCATTGCTCGCAGGATGAAGGGACGAACTGATGAATATCGAGCTTTCGGAGGACAGCTTGATTCATTGATAGATATTGTAAGTTTTGGAATTTGCCCCGCTGTATTTCTCTTGAGCTATGGAGAATTCAGCCCATGGTTCCTACCCGGAGCGTTCGTGATCGTCGCCGTCAGTGCAATACGGTTGAGTTATTTCAATGTTTTCGGGCTGGTCGATGATTCGACATATATGGGATTAGCACTTGACAACAATGTACTGATTCTTGCTTTTATCTTCCTGTTTGACAGTTTTTTCAGTCACCCGATCTTTTCAGTCGCTATATATTCATTGTTTATGTTTATGGCTGTCTTTAATTTAGCACCAATCCGAACGCCCAAGTTTTCCGGCAGGTGGTTTTCTGTTCTCCTGGGTTATGTCCTGGTGTTAACAGTAATCTATAGCTGGATACTGTGGAGCAGGTAA
- a CDS encoding magnesium transporter: MTYYTIDSIVRRGLPILLLTSLLGLTAGQMMNSQIENLVAIPTILLLIPALIKIGGDTGSMLGARLSSAFHMGIGTTHIQKNPVVKNSVIAAFIVGISASVFLSIIAWMICCFGEGGFSFFTIFTICIISSIFELIAVFSATIAIAFASHRFGIDPDDTVIPIIATLGDIVGIIAIFTTLHLLQII; encoded by the coding sequence ATGACCTACTATACAATCGACAGCATCGTCCGCAGGGGATTGCCGATCCTTTTGCTTACATCACTGCTCGGGCTTACTGCAGGTCAGATGATGAACTCCCAGATCGAGAATCTGGTAGCCATACCCACCATACTGTTGCTGATACCCGCACTGATCAAGATCGGCGGCGATACCGGAAGTATGCTGGGTGCAAGGCTTTCCTCGGCATTTCATATGGGTATTGGTACCACGCACATCCAGAAGAACCCGGTCGTCAAGAACAGTGTCATTGCAGCGTTCATTGTCGGGATCTCCGCTTCGGTGTTCCTGAGTATTATCGCCTGGATGATATGCTGTTTCGGAGAAGGTGGTTTCAGTTTCTTTACGATATTTACCATATGCATCATTTCCAGCATCTTCGAGCTGATCGCTGTGTTCTCAGCCACCATTGCAATAGCATTCGCATCCCACAGGTTCGGTATCGATCCCGATGATACTGTAATTCCTATCATCGCAACACTGGGAGATATCGTTGGCATCATTGCCATCTTCACAACATTACATCTGTTGCAGATAATCTAA
- a CDS encoding pyridoxal phosphate-dependent aminotransferase has protein sequence MMQQNYETQSEKYEFISGQHGGYYRHDFIDHAYLYNLYFPPEEVFTSFKDKIHDLVLNYPIAQDALDDLIGDLIDQPAERIVVGNGAAELIKIISGHISNKLIVPVPSFNEYVNAAPIGKVVEFPLEFPSFQLDVDKFAAEAIKVKADVAVVVTPNNPTSILVPKSDLISLAQKLADHDCMLIIDESFIDFAHDQDKATLEHELERYPNIAIIKSMSKAYGICGIRIGYLLTANLAFAESVRKGVHIWNINGFAEEFLRILPDYRQEFVESCKQVRIDRYNMYKSLCAIPGMTVYKPDANFIFCRLPDHAQSGPEITRKLFIEHNMYIKNCQDKTLPDSDRYVRIASRTEAENCKLVEALVDVIDSNKVEVF, from the coding sequence ATGATGCAACAAAATTATGAGACTCAATCTGAAAAATATGAATTTATTTCCGGACAGCATGGTGGTTACTATCGCCATGATTTTATTGATCATGCTTATCTTTACAATCTGTATTTCCCGCCAGAAGAAGTTTTTACAAGTTTTAAAGATAAAATTCACGACCTTGTCCTTAACTACCCGATTGCACAGGATGCTCTTGACGATCTCATAGGTGATCTGATCGATCAGCCTGCTGAAAGGATCGTTGTAGGAAACGGCGCTGCCGAACTTATCAAGATCATATCCGGCCACATATCCAACAAGTTGATCGTTCCAGTACCATCTTTTAATGAATATGTGAATGCAGCACCAATAGGCAAAGTAGTTGAATTTCCTCTTGAATTTCCATCTTTTCAATTGGATGTAGACAAGTTTGCTGCTGAAGCGATCAAGGTTAAAGCAGATGTTGCTGTCGTGGTAACACCTAATAACCCAACATCGATCCTGGTTCCCAAGTCCGATCTAATATCTCTTGCACAAAAACTTGCAGACCATGACTGTATGCTGATCATCGATGAATCATTCATAGATTTTGCACATGATCAGGATAAGGCAACTCTGGAACATGAACTCGAACGTTATCCGAACATAGCCATCATTAAAAGTATGAGCAAAGCCTATGGCATCTGCGGTATCAGGATCGGTTATCTGCTAACTGCAAATTTAGCATTTGCTGAATCTGTAAGGAAAGGTGTACATATATGGAACATTAACGGATTTGCCGAAGAGTTTCTGCGGATATTGCCCGATTACAGACAGGAATTTGTTGAAAGCTGCAAGCAGGTAAGGATCGACAGGTACAATATGTACAAAAGCCTGTGTGCGATCCCGGGAATGACTGTTTACAAACCCGATGCAAACTTTATTTTCTGCCGCCTCCCGGATCATGCACAAAGTGGTCCTGAAATCACACGGAAGTTGTTCATTGAGCATAATATGTACATAAAAAACTGTCAGGACAAGACCCTGCCTGATTCTGATCGTTATGTTCGTATCGCCAGCCGTACTGAAGCAGAAAATTGCAAATTAGTTGAAGCATTAGTAGATGTTATTGACTCCAACAAAGTGGAAGTATTCTGA
- a CDS encoding potassium channel family protein gives MSHKEIKYIPRNLKDLLIEMKDTSELMVDLAYSAMVYDDEDISEEVLHLEDRMDTLHYHMKMAAMLSTRRIDEAEDMVGVLQVAASAETIANAAGDIAKIVEMDLGIPLELKLGLREAEETIVKATVNENSDMCGRTLEDLELEVETGMWVIAIRRSNDWIYDPHHDTRVRPNDVIFARGHDEGVPLLVELATMKNYIPRKFEHVSVLKDLEKAVDLIVDMKNTAELSVGLAYSALLFDNTDIAEEVKALESEMDKKKSDLQHWVLETAKHVPDVNHLRGLLHLANASEFISDAAYGIADIVLRDIDLHPIITIAVRESDEVMIKMQVDGCSPIIGKSLRELKLETETGIHIMAIKRDERWVYSPAARTMVKEGDILIGRGSQTSEEALLEMCACPVREDD, from the coding sequence ATGAGTCACAAAGAAATCAAGTATATTCCGAGGAATCTAAAAGACCTTCTTATTGAGATGAAGGATACTTCGGAACTGATGGTAGATCTTGCTTATTCTGCAATGGTATATGATGACGAGGATATTTCTGAAGAAGTACTTCATCTTGAAGATCGGATGGACACTCTTCATTACCACATGAAAATGGCTGCAATGTTAAGCACACGCCGTATCGATGAAGCAGAAGATATGGTAGGTGTTCTTCAGGTGGCAGCATCCGCCGAGACCATTGCCAACGCAGCCGGTGATATCGCAAAGATCGTAGAGATGGATCTTGGTATCCCTCTTGAGCTTAAACTTGGTCTCAGGGAAGCCGAAGAGACAATTGTAAAGGCTACTGTCAATGAGAACTCCGATATGTGTGGACGTACTCTTGAAGACCTTGAACTTGAGGTCGAGACCGGTATGTGGGTGATCGCCATTCGAAGGAGCAATGACTGGATCTATGATCCGCATCACGATACCCGTGTCCGTCCAAATGATGTGATCTTCGCAAGAGGTCATGACGAAGGTGTACCTCTGCTTGTTGAACTTGCAACCATGAAAAATTACATACCACGCAAGTTCGAACATGTGAGCGTTTTAAAGGATCTCGAAAAAGCAGTGGATCTTATAGTTGACATGAAGAACACCGCAGAACTGTCCGTAGGACTCGCATATTCAGCCCTGCTCTTTGATAACACCGACATCGCTGAAGAAGTAAAGGCCCTTGAGTCCGAGATGGATAAGAAGAAATCCGATCTTCAGCACTGGGTACTTGAGACCGCTAAACACGTTCCTGATGTGAATCACCTTCGTGGTCTGCTTCACCTTGCTAATGCATCCGAGTTCATCTCCGACGCTGCATACGGAATTGCAGATATTGTCCTTCGTGACATCGACCTTCACCCTATCATCACTATAGCAGTGCGTGAATCCGATGAGGTCATGATAAAAATGCAGGTTGACGGCTGCTCACCGATAATAGGCAAAAGCCTCAGGGAGCTGAAGCTCGAGACCGAGACCGGCATACACATAATGGCCATCAAGCGCGATGAACGTTGGGTATACAGTCCTGCCGCCAGAACAATGGTCAAGGAAGGGGATATTCTCATAGGACGTGGTTCCCAGACCAGCGAGGAAGCATTGCTTGAGATGTGTGCATGTCCGGTAAGAGAGGATGACTGA
- a CDS encoding magnesium transporter — protein sequence MSYSSHAEEDDDVEIEEEYLGDYASIRSIVKEALPFQLLATLGGAVAGLILVGMTDELELIPGLIVIYPAVLGMRGNISCTLGSRLGSAIHMGLITKIERNPELTNNILGSLILGFILSVVLGILGHGMTALLGLESAGVISLTLIAVLAGVSSGLILAVIAVFLAIGMFRFGFDPDNVVTPAIATIGDIVSMFMLLMAAKVVLML from the coding sequence ATGTCTTACAGCTCCCACGCTGAAGAGGACGACGATGTTGAGATCGAGGAAGAATACCTGGGAGATTATGCCAGTATTCGGTCTATTGTGAAAGAGGCATTGCCGTTCCAGTTGCTTGCTACCTTGGGAGGAGCTGTGGCTGGGCTTATTCTTGTGGGGATGACTGATGAGCTTGAGCTTATTCCGGGGCTGATCGTCATTTATCCGGCAGTTCTTGGTATGCGTGGGAACATTTCATGCACTCTTGGGTCTCGTCTTGGCAGTGCTATACACATGGGTCTTATTACTAAGATCGAGAGGAATCCGGAGCTTACAAATAATATTTTAGGGTCACTGATACTTGGGTTTATTTTGTCGGTCGTTCTGGGGATACTGGGGCATGGCATGACAGCCCTGCTGGGGCTTGAGAGTGCGGGAGTTATTTCCCTTACGCTGATCGCTGTGCTTGCTGGGGTGTCCTCAGGGCTTATTCTTGCTGTTATTGCTGTGTTCCTTGCAATAGGCATGTTCAGGTTCGGATTTGATCCTGACAACGTTGTGACGCCTGCAATTGCGACCATTGGGGACATCGTATCCATGTTCATGCTGTTGATGGCTGCAAAGGTGGTGCTGATGTTATGA
- a CDS encoding ATP-binding protein, whose product MSNEVKITTPGIISTLKRSKFNENRFYRSIAQYIWNGFDAQATRVDIIYDFSSSGILKKLIVKDNGYGINHNELLSKFQPIFVSEKAGEDKNSKHNSIFHGKNGIGRFTFFTFANNATWTTTYKDNALNLKYNIDISANRLESFSGLEATPNVTDDSVGTTVEFTNFKRLKRKTKNKDSAKSVESEMVDYLKKEFCWYLELNKPNVKLSLNGIELDYSSLIKDKEDFKVVHTPSNKIFNVRYVQWLHFLEDEYSKYYYLNQNNKEIYKEHTTLNNKGDRFYHSLYISSQYFEDFNFHSNENSKQKNMVGGCRSDDIFKYLMKELNRFLRNKRKPFLREYAQKLIAEFEEEGIISKKNKDDFELIQVEDLEEVIQELYTTQPSIFHKLKKEQKQVLIGLLNLVLNSDERENVLEIMDQIVNLDSDERKELGNILKITNMSKIIKTMNLVKDRFEILAILSEILFDRELKANEVNHLQKIVEDHTWIFGEKYSLVAAAEDNFEKALKNHLKILRDYDGEVHISHPDKYKQVDIFICRQEKNHNSIHNLIIELKHPQKLLNEACLSQVKKYMRTIMAIDRFNADTYSWDFLLIGNKFDSLGYIKGEIENNKGKGERGLVHSQDKFNIYVRKWSDILNECDLRHQFLQDRLEIEKSKLIENLESPDEAVELAKNSAMVN is encoded by the coding sequence ATGTCAAATGAAGTAAAAATAACGACTCCTGGAATCATTTCAACTTTAAAACGTTCAAAGTTTAATGAAAATCGTTTTTATAGATCAATTGCTCAATATATATGGAATGGTTTTGATGCACAAGCAACAAGAGTCGATATAATTTATGACTTTTCTTCAAGTGGAATATTAAAAAAACTAATCGTCAAAGATAATGGTTATGGAATTAACCACAATGAACTGTTATCTAAATTTCAGCCGATATTTGTGTCGGAAAAAGCTGGCGAGGATAAAAATAGCAAGCATAATTCAATTTTTCATGGAAAAAACGGGATTGGTCGATTTACTTTTTTTACTTTTGCAAATAATGCGACATGGACTACAACTTACAAAGATAATGCTCTGAATTTAAAATACAATATTGACATATCAGCAAATCGCTTAGAATCCTTTAGTGGCTTAGAAGCAACTCCTAATGTGACAGACGATTCAGTAGGTACCACTGTTGAATTTACCAATTTTAAAAGGCTTAAAAGAAAAACAAAAAATAAAGACTCAGCAAAATCTGTGGAATCCGAAATGGTAGATTACCTCAAGAAAGAGTTTTGTTGGTACTTAGAATTAAACAAACCAAATGTAAAATTATCATTAAATGGTATAGAACTTGATTATTCTTCCCTCATAAAGGATAAAGAGGATTTTAAAGTAGTACACACACCTTCTAATAAGATATTTAATGTGAGATATGTTCAATGGTTGCACTTTTTAGAAGACGAATACTCTAAGTATTATTATCTTAATCAAAATAATAAAGAGATATATAAAGAACATACCACTTTAAATAACAAAGGCGATCGTTTTTATCACAGCTTATATATTTCTAGCCAATATTTTGAAGATTTTAATTTCCATTCCAATGAAAATTCTAAACAAAAAAATATGGTTGGAGGTTGTCGTTCCGATGATATCTTCAAGTATCTAATGAAAGAATTAAATCGATTTCTTAGGAATAAAAGAAAACCTTTTTTAAGAGAATATGCCCAAAAACTAATTGCGGAATTTGAAGAAGAAGGCATTATTTCTAAAAAAAATAAAGATGATTTCGAATTAATTCAAGTTGAAGATTTAGAAGAGGTAATTCAAGAACTATACACAACACAACCATCTATTTTTCACAAGCTCAAAAAAGAGCAGAAACAAGTGTTAATAGGGTTATTAAATTTGGTCTTAAACTCAGATGAAAGAGAGAATGTTTTGGAAATCATGGATCAAATCGTAAACTTGGATTCTGATGAGAGAAAAGAATTGGGCAATATTTTAAAAATCACTAATATGTCCAAAATAATAAAAACTATGAATCTTGTCAAAGACCGGTTTGAAATTTTAGCTATTTTATCAGAAATTCTATTCGACCGTGAATTAAAGGCAAACGAAGTAAATCATTTACAAAAAATTGTAGAAGATCATACATGGATATTTGGAGAAAAGTACAGTTTAGTTGCTGCAGCAGAAGACAATTTTGAAAAAGCTCTTAAGAATCATCTAAAAATCTTGCGTGATTATGACGGTGAAGTGCATATCAGCCATCCTGATAAATACAAACAGGTCGATATATTCATTTGCCGTCAAGAAAAAAATCATAATTCTATACATAACCTCATAATTGAACTCAAGCACCCTCAAAAATTGCTCAATGAAGCTTGCTTGTCACAAGTAAAAAAATATATGCGAACAATTATGGCTATTGATAGATTTAATGCAGACACATATAGTTGGGATTTCCTTCTTATTGGAAACAAGTTCGATTCATTAGGATACATAAAAGGTGAAATCGAAAATAATAAAGGAAAAGGTGAACGTGGATTGGTTCACAGCCAAGATAAATTTAATATATACGTCCGTAAGTGGAGTGATATATTAAATGAATGTGATTTGCGCCATCAATTTTTACAAGATCGATTAGAAATAGAGAAGAGCAAGTTGATTGAAAACTTAGAGTCACCTGATGAAGCAGTTGAATTGGCAAAAAATAGTGCTATGGTTAATTAA
- a CDS encoding MATE family efflux transporter encodes MNEKSEFLGTEKINKLLWQLATPAIIGLLVQAFYNLVDTFFVGRALGDQSVLGIAGVAVAFPLQMLMMAISIGIGVGGSSVISRMLGSGDVKKAERTLGNVFTYTLILSIIFEILFFLNVDMVLNLFGATVDNLPYAKEYAVVILQGTLAFTFGFVLNNLVRAEGNSKVAMNNMVFSGVLNIFLDAILMFGFGMGVKGAALATVLAQLIGTLYLLHYYVTGKSPLRLAFSAFAPKFDLIREITLIGFGSFVMGASNSLMLLVLNNVLEIYGGDLSIAVFGVAGKLMMLVFMPIIGVSHGLQPILGYNYGAENYDRVNESLRLSLKITTLFGVAGLILLSVFPGTFFSLFSTDTEIINSGTSALRIIMLASPLIGLNVIGTTLFQSVGKAKPSFVLSLCRQILFLIPLVILLPHYFDLTGVWMAFPISDLMAAFLSMFLVWKEYRYFQNKNSSA; translated from the coding sequence ATGAATGAAAAAAGTGAGTTTTTAGGTACTGAGAAGATCAATAAACTTCTCTGGCAGCTGGCCACACCGGCAATAATCGGACTTCTTGTACAGGCATTCTACAATCTTGTAGATACTTTCTTTGTAGGAAGGGCACTTGGAGATCAAAGTGTACTGGGAATTGCAGGAGTAGCGGTTGCTTTTCCTCTGCAGATGCTTATGATGGCAATTTCCATCGGTATAGGAGTAGGTGGTTCTTCGGTTATTTCAAGAATGCTTGGTTCCGGAGATGTAAAAAAGGCGGAAAGAACTCTTGGAAATGTATTTACCTATACGCTTATACTTAGTATTATCTTTGAAATTCTGTTCTTCCTGAATGTTGATATGGTGCTGAATCTCTTCGGTGCCACAGTAGATAATCTTCCTTATGCAAAGGAATACGCTGTTGTCATATTGCAGGGAACACTTGCCTTTACGTTCGGATTTGTACTGAACAACCTTGTAAGGGCGGAAGGTAATTCAAAAGTCGCCATGAACAACATGGTTTTTTCAGGTGTTCTGAATATTTTTCTTGATGCTATCCTTATGTTCGGGTTTGGCATGGGCGTAAAGGGTGCAGCTCTTGCAACCGTACTCGCACAACTTATAGGCACTCTCTATCTCCTGCATTATTACGTAACCGGAAAAAGCCCGCTCAGACTGGCGTTCTCAGCTTTTGCTCCTAAGTTCGACCTGATCAGAGAAATAACACTGATAGGATTTGGTTCCTTTGTAATGGGTGCATCCAACAGTTTAATGCTGCTTGTACTGAACAATGTGCTTGAGATCTATGGTGGTGATCTCTCAATAGCTGTATTTGGTGTTGCAGGCAAGCTCATGATGCTGGTATTCATGCCTATTATTGGTGTATCACATGGCCTTCAGCCAATACTTGGCTATAATTATGGGGCAGAGAATTATGATAGGGTAAATGAATCTCTCAGGCTTTCACTGAAGATCACCACTCTTTTCGGCGTAGCAGGCTTAATATTACTGTCAGTTTTCCCGGGTACTTTCTTTAGTTTATTCAGTACCGATACCGAAATTATAAACAGTGGTACATCTGCTTTGAGGATAATAATGCTTGCAAGTCCGTTAATTGGTCTGAATGTAATTGGTACCACGCTGTTCCAGTCTGTAGGAAAGGCAAAGCCATCATTCGTTCTGTCATTATGTCGTCAGATCTTATTCCTTATCCCTCTGGTGATTCTCCTTCCACATTACTTTGATCTTACAGGAGTGTGGATGGCATTCCCGATATCCGATTTGATGGCTGCTTTTCTGAGTATGTTCCTTGTCTGGAAGGAATACCGTTATTTCCAGAATAAAAACAGTAGTGCCTGA
- a CDS encoding MarR family winged helix-turn-helix transcriptional regulator, with product MKQSERIGAKIAYIFSHNHQYIENALESYNLKGPMFAFLLTLSYKDGCSQESLARYLRLSKATATRAIRSLEKYGYVYREKDEKDRRIYRVFISGKGREVIPAINNALQEWNDILLSDLSDEEEQIFRNLLDKTKNTLAEFDIRSSN from the coding sequence ATGAAACAGTCTGAAAGAATAGGTGCTAAGATCGCATACATCTTTTCGCACAATCACCAGTATATCGAGAATGCTCTTGAATCATACAACCTTAAAGGTCCGATGTTTGCATTCCTGCTGACACTCTCTTATAAAGATGGTTGTTCTCAGGAAAGTCTGGCACGTTATCTCAGGTTAAGCAAAGCAACTGCGACAAGAGCTATTAGATCACTTGAGAAATACGGCTATGTATATCGGGAGAAAGACGAGAAAGACAGGCGAATATATCGGGTTTTCATCTCTGGTAAAGGCAGGGAAGTTATTCCGGCGATAAACAATGCTCTTCAGGAATGGAATGACATTCTTCTTTCAGACCTGTCTGATGAAGAGGAGCAGATCTTCAGGAATCTCCTCGATAAAACAAAAAATACCCTTGCGGAATTTGACATCAGGTCATCAAATTGA
- a CDS encoding phosphocholine cytidylyltransferase family protein — translation MNSDHSNRGNGPITTALLLAAGKGSRLYPLTRDTPKCLTMVHEASILERLVINLKKQGFKRLVVVTGYQEKCIRDFLETRACGMEIDFIISPLYATTNNIYSLWMARNIINEQFLLVESDLVFDGSLLDEMCSPDRIAVARMQPWMNGSTVTVNRSQNVKKFQNGIAGTFDEARYKTVNIYSFSLSSWQRITERLDQYISAGKVNDYYETVFAEMVADGSLDLKTVSFDSKRWYEIDTVADLAKAETLF, via the coding sequence ATGAACTCAGACCACAGTAATCGTGGTAATGGACCCATAACTACAGCATTATTATTGGCAGCCGGAAAGGGCAGCCGTCTTTATCCTCTGACACGCGACACACCGAAATGCCTCACAATGGTTCATGAGGCGTCTATTCTTGAACGACTTGTCATCAATTTGAAAAAGCAAGGCTTCAAACGTCTTGTTGTAGTCACAGGATATCAGGAAAAATGCATTCGTGATTTTTTGGAAACACGGGCTTGCGGAATGGAGATCGACTTTATTATAAGCCCCCTTTACGCGACCACCAATAACATATATTCACTCTGGATGGCACGTAATATCATTAATGAGCAGTTTTTGCTTGTTGAAAGTGATCTTGTTTTTGATGGATCTCTTCTGGATGAAATGTGCTCTCCTGACAGAATTGCCGTAGCACGCATGCAACCTTGGATGAATGGTTCCACTGTCACAGTCAACCGATCCCAAAATGTTAAGAAATTCCAAAATGGTATTGCTGGGACTTTTGATGAGGCCAGATACAAGACTGTTAATATCTACAGTTTTTCACTGTCTTCATGGCAGCGTATTACAGAAAGACTTGACCAGTACATTTCAGCCGGCAAAGTAAATGACTATTATGAAACCGTATTTGCTGAAATGGTAGCTGATGGCAGTCTTGATCTTAAAACAGTCTCTTTTGACAGCAAGCGATGGTATGAGATCGATACAGTTGCAGACCTGGCAAAAGCTGAGACTCTATTTTAG
- a CDS encoding restriction endonuclease subunit S: protein MNPDIFFENFDLLAESPNGIQKLREMILQMAVQGKLVEQDPDYEPAEVLLERIMVEKERLVKEGKIRKSKALPPIEEDEISYYLPDNWKWVRLGEIIELISGQDRTPSEYNGEGIGIPYITGASNIQQNDLIINRWIAKSNTIAIKDDLLITCKGTVGTTIILENEQVHIARQIMSVRSHGLNNIKYIKVFIDGYVSFLVSSAKSLIPGISRNDILNIVFPLPPLEEQKRIVAKVDQLMALCDQLESLQQKKNESRIQLNNSALNKMLDAGSPEEFAEHWQLVCENFDLLYDDLDNLEMLRQEILQLAVQGKLVVQDGSDEPAGVLLEKIKAEKERLVKECKIKKSKALPKLKEDEIPYEIPKSWKWIRLGDMIQSMTNGIYKPAKYYSEDGIACLRMYNINSGKINLINLKRMLLDKSELEQYGLEKGDLLVNRVNSRELVGKAGVFEDIQEPCIFESKNIRVRLMERTALQHYVNFLFQTSNVRKVFEGDAKQTCGQASINQPQIANIPLPLPPIEEQRRIVSKVNQLIELCDQLEAKVKQTQSAGELMVEAVASNLLET from the coding sequence ATGAACCCCGATATCTTCTTCGAGAACTTCGACCTCCTCGCAGAATCCCCAAATGGCATCCAGAAGCTCCGTGAGATGATCCTGCAAATGGCTGTGCAGGGCAAGCTTGTAGAGCAGGATCCTGATTATGAGCCGGCAGAGGTATTGTTGGAGAGGATTATGGTTGAGAAGGAGAGGTTGGTGAAGGAAGGTAAGATTAGGAAATCTAAAGCTTTACCGCCAATTGAAGAGGATGAAATATCTTATTATCTCCCTGATAATTGGAAATGGGTTCGGTTGGGAGAAATTATAGAACTTATTTCAGGGCAAGATCGTACTCCTTCTGAATATAACGGAGAGGGTATCGGTATACCGTATATTACAGGTGCAAGCAATATTCAACAAAACGATTTAATTATCAATAGATGGATAGCAAAATCGAATACTATCGCCATAAAAGATGATCTTTTAATTACTTGTAAAGGCACTGTGGGTACCACTATAATTTTGGAAAATGAGCAAGTTCATATTGCAAGACAGATCATGTCTGTGCGTTCCCATGGTTTGAATAACATAAAATACATCAAAGTATTCATTGATGGTTATGTTTCTTTTTTAGTATCTAGTGCTAAAAGTTTAATTCCTGGTATTTCGAGAAATGACATTTTAAACATTGTATTTCCACTACCACCTCTCGAAGAGCAAAAACGCATCGTAGCCAAAGTAGACCAGCTCATGGCACTATGCGACCAGCTCGAATCACTCCAGCAAAAGAAGAACGAAAGCCGCATCCAGTTAAATAATTCAGCACTTAACAAAATGCTCGATGCCGGCAGCCCTGAAGAATTCGCAGAACACTGGCAGCTTGTTTGTGAGAACTTCGATCTACTCTATGACGATCTGGATAATCTGGAGATGCTCAGGCAGGAAATATTGCAGCTTGCTGTGCAGGGTAAGCTTGTGGTGCAGGATGGCAGTGATGAGCCGGCAGGAGTGTTGTTGGAGAAGATTAAGGCTGAGAAAGAGAGGTTGGTGAAGGAATGTAAGATTAAGAAATCTAAGGCTTTACCAAAACTTAAGGAAGATGAAATTCCGTATGAGATTCCAAAAAGCTGGAAATGGATCAGACTTGGAGATATGATTCAATCAATGACTAATGGAATCTACAAACCAGCTAAATATTACTCAGAAGATGGGATTGCATGTCTCAGAATGTATAATATCAACAGTGGAAAAATAAACCTTATAAATTTGAAAAGAATGCTGTTAGACAAAAGTGAACTTGAACAATATGGTCTTGAAAAAGGAGACTTACTTGTTAACCGAGTAAACAGTAGAGAATTGGTAGGTAAAGCTGGTGTTTTTGAAGATATTCAAGAGCCTTGTATTTTTGAAAGTAAGAATATAAGAGTGCGTTTGATGGAAAGAACCGCTTTGCAGCATTATGTCAATTTTTTGTTTCAAACATCTAATGTACGCAAAGTTTTTGAAGGAGATGCAAAGCAAACATGTGGACAAGCTTCAATAAATCAACCTCAAATCGCAAACATTCCTTTGCCACTTCCGCCTATCGAAGAACAAAGACGAATAGTTTCTAAAGTAAATCAGCTAATAGAGTTATGTGATCAGCTTGAAGCAAAGGTAAAGCAGACACAATCGGCTGGCGAGTTAATGGTGGAAGCAGTTGCAAGCAATCTTCTTGAAACTTAA